The following coding sequences lie in one Myxococcus xanthus genomic window:
- a CDS encoding MerR family transcriptional regulator, translated as MAERTYRIHIAAELAGVRVELIRAWERRYGVLTPRRTPAGYRAYTDRDVAVLKQLKRLTDEGVAISEAAKLLPQLMEGLDAEAAVRGTHLETRAHAETWRESVLAAALAYDQPRVSDVLDEVLAALPPLKAFDEVLAPLLCDVGEQWEAGSLTVAQEHLVSQMVRARLVSLLHAAPQGRHRHGVLACFPEEEHEMGLLGAALRLRHLGVRVTLLGQRVPAEDLGRAVLALRPDFVGLSTVASRSAEAFEDTLTRLRQALPRGLPVWVGGAAARSHQAVCERLAVHVFQGEEDWDRLAGV; from the coding sequence GGAGTCCGGGTGGAGCTCATCCGGGCCTGGGAGCGCCGCTATGGCGTGCTCACCCCGCGCCGGACCCCCGCTGGCTACCGCGCCTATACGGACCGTGACGTGGCGGTGCTCAAGCAGCTCAAGCGGCTGACCGACGAAGGCGTGGCCATCAGCGAGGCGGCGAAGCTGCTGCCCCAGTTGATGGAAGGTCTGGATGCGGAAGCGGCGGTGCGCGGCACCCATCTGGAGACGCGGGCGCATGCGGAGACGTGGCGGGAATCCGTGCTCGCCGCCGCCCTGGCGTATGACCAGCCGCGCGTGTCGGACGTGCTGGACGAGGTGCTGGCCGCGCTGCCCCCGCTCAAGGCCTTCGACGAGGTGCTGGCGCCGCTGCTGTGCGACGTGGGCGAGCAATGGGAGGCGGGCTCGCTGACGGTGGCGCAGGAACACCTGGTGTCACAGATGGTGCGGGCGCGGCTGGTGAGCCTGCTGCACGCGGCGCCCCAGGGCCGGCACCGGCATGGCGTCCTGGCGTGCTTCCCGGAAGAAGAGCACGAGATGGGCCTGCTGGGCGCCGCGCTGCGGCTGCGGCACCTGGGCGTGCGGGTGACGCTGTTGGGACAGCGCGTTCCCGCCGAGGACCTGGGCCGCGCCGTCTTGGCGCTGCGGCCCGACTTCGTGGGGCTGTCCACGGTGGCCAGCCGGAGCGCCGAGGCCTTCGAGGACACCCTGACGCGTTTGAGGCAGGCGCTGCCCAGGGGATTGCCCGTCTGGGTGGGCGGCGCCGCCGCGCGCTCGCACCAGGCCGTGTGCGAGCGGTTGGCGGTGCACGTCTTCCAGGGCGAGGAGGACTGGGACCGCCTCGCGGGCGTGTAG